A single region of the Latilactobacillus curvatus JCM 1096 = DSM 20019 genome encodes:
- the spxB gene encoding pyruvate oxidase: protein MVAQKINASDAMLKVMADWGIDHIFGLPGGSFDSTMNALHNQKAIMRYIQVRHEEVGALAAAGEAKATGKIAATFGSAGPGAVHLLNGLYDAKYDNVPVLALVGQVATGVMNTDYFQEMNENPMFADVAVYNRTVMTAEQMPLVVDQAIQQAYKHRGVAVVTIPTNLGWEPIEDNFEATANLFQMGNYPEPRSADIDRTLQLIKDAKQPIIYFGQGARAAGEELVALSDRLSIPMMSSALSKGIVADDHPAYMVSAGRVATKPGVDLAEAADLILFVGSNYEFGQYFFKPDAKFIQIDIDPTKLGHRHHVDVGILADAKTALKALLAASEPVAKKSAFYKAALANKENWNEWKASFEENDQTPLRVEPVFKQINEMATDDAIFNLDVGNVSIDGVRFLKMHPGQRMTLSAWYATMGCAVPAAIGTQAAYPDRQIWSISGDGGFTMVMQDIITQVKYQMPIINVVLSNDSFGFIEAEQDDKGQPHSGVAIQGADYGAAATAMGAKGFTVRTLAELKAAFAATKGTKEPVVIDVKIANERPLPVEQLVIDDQTQDPAEVAAFVEKYHAQGLKPFRTFLES, encoded by the coding sequence ATGGTAGCACAGAAAATAAACGCATCAGATGCAATGTTAAAAGTCATGGCAGACTGGGGAATTGACCATATTTTTGGTTTACCCGGTGGCTCGTTTGATTCAACGATGAATGCACTACATAACCAGAAAGCGATTATGCGTTACATTCAAGTGCGCCATGAAGAAGTCGGTGCACTAGCAGCGGCGGGTGAAGCCAAAGCGACTGGCAAGATTGCTGCTACATTTGGCTCAGCCGGACCTGGTGCAGTCCACTTGTTAAATGGTCTCTACGATGCTAAATATGATAATGTTCCTGTATTAGCATTAGTTGGACAAGTTGCTACGGGTGTGATGAATACGGATTATTTCCAAGAAATGAATGAAAACCCCATGTTTGCTGATGTGGCAGTCTATAATCGGACGGTAATGACGGCTGAACAGATGCCACTTGTAGTCGACCAAGCCATTCAACAAGCCTATAAACACCGCGGCGTAGCAGTTGTCACGATTCCAACTAACCTAGGCTGGGAACCGATTGAAGATAACTTCGAGGCCACTGCAAACTTATTCCAAATGGGCAATTATCCAGAGCCAAGAAGCGCGGATATTGATCGTACATTACAGTTAATTAAAGATGCAAAACAACCCATTATTTATTTTGGTCAGGGTGCACGTGCTGCGGGTGAAGAATTGGTTGCTTTATCTGATCGGTTGAGTATCCCAATGATGTCATCAGCCCTTTCAAAAGGGATTGTTGCCGATGACCATCCAGCTTATATGGTTTCAGCTGGGCGAGTAGCCACGAAACCCGGAGTTGATTTGGCAGAAGCTGCTGATCTAATCTTATTTGTCGGTAGCAATTATGAATTCGGTCAATACTTCTTCAAGCCAGATGCCAAATTTATTCAAATTGATATCGATCCTACTAAACTAGGACACAGACACCATGTGGATGTCGGAATTTTAGCGGATGCTAAGACGGCATTAAAGGCATTGCTAGCCGCGAGTGAACCAGTTGCCAAAAAATCTGCCTTTTATAAAGCAGCACTCGCCAACAAAGAAAACTGGAATGAATGGAAAGCCAGTTTTGAAGAAAACGATCAAACACCGTTACGTGTGGAACCCGTCTTCAAACAAATCAATGAGATGGCCACTGACGATGCCATCTTTAATCTCGATGTTGGGAATGTTTCAATCGATGGGGTGCGTTTCTTGAAAATGCATCCAGGCCAACGTATGACGTTATCAGCATGGTATGCCACAATGGGTTGCGCAGTGCCTGCAGCAATCGGGACCCAGGCTGCCTACCCTGACCGTCAAATCTGGTCGATTAGTGGTGACGGTGGCTTCACGATGGTGATGCAAGATATTATCACGCAAGTTAAATACCAAATGCCAATCATCAACGTTGTATTAAGCAACGATTCATTCGGATTCATTGAAGCTGAACAAGATGATAAGGGTCAACCACACTCAGGGGTTGCCATTCAAGGGGCAGATTACGGTGCAGCAGCAACAGCGATGGGCGCAAAAGGATTTACGGTACGGACATTAGCTGAATTGAAAGCTGCTTTTGCTGCTACTAAAGGCACGAAGGAACCTGTTGTGATTGATGTTAAAATTGCTAACGAACGTCCGTTACCCGTTGAACAACTCGTGATTGATGATCAAACACAGGATCCAGCAGAAGTAGCGGCCTTTGTTGAAAAATATCATGCACAAGGATTGAAACCATTTCGGACGTTCTTAGAAAGTTAA
- a CDS encoding NADP-dependent oxidoreductase, with product MHAVAIQQYGDENQLEMITLPMPTIGEHQVLIQSKATAINPLDWKLREGHLTSMFQWEFPIVLGWDLSGVVVAVGSAVTEWHVGDEVFARPATSNRGTYAEYVAVDDNLIAPKPVNVTFEEAAAVPLAGETAWQALFNHGHLQPGETVLVQAGSGGVGSYAIQFAKAMGAHVITTTSAKNFDLVRELGADEIIDYRTEKVADKAHNVDLVIDTIGGQGQVDAWAVLNPETGRQISIVGEAPETAAIIKDTNMTFKAIWLMPDGDQLKKIAALMADGKVKSIIDTVFPFSADGLIKAHQLSATNHSTGKVVIKF from the coding sequence ATGCACGCTGTTGCCATCCAACAATATGGTGACGAAAACCAACTTGAAATGATTACTTTACCGATGCCTACAATTGGTGAACACCAAGTCCTAATTCAATCTAAAGCGACAGCAATCAACCCACTCGACTGGAAATTACGTGAAGGTCATCTCACAAGCATGTTCCAATGGGAATTCCCAATCGTTCTTGGCTGGGACCTTTCCGGGGTCGTTGTTGCCGTTGGATCAGCCGTAACAGAATGGCACGTTGGTGATGAAGTTTTCGCACGACCTGCCACTTCAAATCGTGGTACTTATGCTGAATACGTTGCCGTTGATGACAACTTAATCGCACCAAAACCAGTCAATGTCACTTTTGAAGAAGCGGCTGCCGTCCCATTAGCTGGCGAAACTGCTTGGCAAGCACTCTTTAACCACGGTCACCTACAACCAGGCGAAACCGTCCTGGTCCAAGCTGGTTCAGGTGGCGTAGGTTCATATGCTATCCAATTCGCAAAAGCAATGGGCGCCCACGTTATCACCACAACTAGTGCGAAGAACTTCGATCTTGTCCGTGAACTTGGCGCTGATGAAATCATTGACTATCGAACTGAAAAAGTGGCCGATAAAGCCCACAATGTCGATCTCGTTATCGACACTATCGGGGGTCAAGGACAAGTCGATGCATGGGCTGTCCTCAATCCTGAAACAGGTCGCCAAATTTCAATCGTTGGTGAAGCGCCTGAAACTGCGGCCATCATTAAAGATACCAATATGACTTTCAAAGCCATCTGGTTAATGCCAGATGGTGATCAACTTAAAAAGATTGCCGCATTAATGGCCGATGGTAAAGTCAAATCAATTATCGATACTGTCTTCCCATTTTCTGCTGATGGCTTGATCAAAGCCCATCAACTAAGTGCTACGAATCACTCAACCGGGAAAGTTGTTATTAAATTCTAG
- a CDS encoding TVP38/TMEM64 family protein has translation MSRTISRCLISATSLMALIGSISLAIYWSRLGLFNNTTALQAYLGHSVLIGPLIFITIQIIQVVIPVIPGGISTAAGVLVFGPLWGFVYNYVGIAIGSILNFLLARQFGKPFILHVISEKTYDKYIGTITEKKNFARFFALAIFLPVAPDDVLCLMAGLTEMSLKKFTWIIILCKPASIAVYSFALVYGGQFLMQLI, from the coding sequence ATGAGTAGAACAATTTCAAGATGCTTAATCAGCGCAACGTCTCTCATGGCATTAATCGGAAGCATCTCATTGGCTATTTATTGGTCTCGGCTTGGTCTTTTTAATAACACGACCGCGTTGCAGGCGTATTTGGGGCACTCTGTGCTAATTGGTCCGCTGATTTTCATCACGATTCAGATTATTCAAGTTGTGATTCCTGTCATTCCAGGCGGGATTAGCACCGCAGCCGGGGTTTTGGTATTCGGCCCACTTTGGGGGTTTGTTTATAATTACGTCGGGATTGCAATTGGTTCTATCTTGAACTTCTTATTAGCACGACAATTTGGGAAGCCGTTCATCTTACACGTCATCAGTGAAAAAACGTATGACAAGTATATCGGGACAATTACGGAAAAGAAAAACTTTGCGCGCTTCTTCGCACTTGCGATTTTCTTACCGGTCGCACCAGACGATGTCTTGTGCTTGATGGCTGGGCTCACCGAGATGTCATTGAAGAAATTTACATGGATCATTATTTTATGCAAGCCAGCTTCAATTGCAGTGTATAGTTTTGCGCTGGTGTATGGCGGTCAATTCCTAATGCAATTAATATAA
- a CDS encoding DUF975 family protein has translation MEREYQSRASLKKEVKSLFAGHWGKAVTLNIIPTLLSIIGVIIVGAVLMAMIAISANTDPSMAANESFSGHSSGSSFAGQIPSFILGLITLGINFTFLDWLRSKDADFSSLKGAFSVFSKRYFLGAFLIRILASLFTFLWALLFIIPGIIKGYAYSQASYIFKDLTDNDPQADVSFLDCITKSRELMNGHKFRFFVLQLSFLGWDILAGLSLGIGYFWLTPYKNATYMAFYKDLAGDQFLQTTSADEPTEEVTVEAI, from the coding sequence ATGGAAAGAGAGTATCAATCACGCGCTTCACTTAAAAAAGAAGTTAAGTCATTATTTGCTGGTCATTGGGGAAAGGCCGTTACGTTGAACATCATCCCCACTCTGCTATCAATTATTGGGGTGATTATTGTCGGAGCAGTCTTGATGGCCATGATTGCCATCTCCGCAAACACCGACCCATCAATGGCTGCCAATGAATCTTTTTCGGGCCATTCGTCTGGTAGTAGTTTTGCTGGTCAAATTCCAAGTTTCATTTTGGGGCTCATTACACTTGGGATTAATTTTACTTTCTTAGATTGGCTCCGTTCGAAAGATGCTGATTTTAGTTCACTCAAAGGAGCTTTCAGTGTCTTCTCAAAACGTTATTTCTTGGGCGCTTTTCTAATTCGAATTTTAGCTAGCTTATTTACATTCCTTTGGGCATTGTTATTCATTATTCCGGGGATCATTAAAGGCTACGCTTATTCTCAAGCTTCTTATATCTTCAAGGACTTAACAGATAACGATCCACAAGCTGACGTTAGCTTTTTAGATTGTATCACTAAGAGTCGTGAGTTAATGAATGGGCATAAATTCCGGTTTTTCGTCTTACAACTAAGCTTCTTAGGTTGGGATATTTTAGCTGGCCTCTCACTTGGCATTGGCTATTTCTGGTTAACGCCATATAAGAATGCAACTTATATGGCATTCTACAAAGATCTTGCAGGCGATCAATTTTTACAGACAACTTCTGCAGATGAACCAACTGAAGAAGTTACTGTTGAAGCAATTTAA
- a CDS encoding TMEM175 family protein, which produces MYRINKGRLEAFSDAVIAIIVTIMILEFKTPETPEIKALLENGPYFFAYIITYVFVGVAWYNHYYMFSLTKRGTKRIYWLNNIWLLSMSFLPVATAWTGRFINERGPEYFYYVVHLIWLLAYFFLSDALANANREVAPERYQKIKAMPIYSTITRPYFWVIQVILLVAIYFFPPIELIFVMVEIYTIGNRTDKESDQLFND; this is translated from the coding sequence ATGTATAGAATAAATAAGGGTCGATTAGAAGCATTTAGCGATGCTGTCATCGCGATTATTGTCACCATTATGATCTTGGAATTTAAAACGCCAGAAACACCGGAAATTAAGGCACTTTTGGAAAATGGTCCCTACTTTTTTGCGTATATCATTACGTACGTTTTCGTAGGGGTTGCTTGGTATAATCATTACTATATGTTTTCGCTGACGAAACGAGGAACAAAGCGTATTTATTGGCTGAATAATATTTGGTTATTATCCATGTCATTTTTACCCGTTGCAACGGCTTGGACGGGGCGGTTCATCAATGAACGCGGTCCGGAATATTTTTACTACGTGGTTCATCTGATTTGGTTATTGGCCTACTTCTTCTTGAGTGATGCATTGGCGAACGCCAATCGTGAAGTCGCCCCTGAGCGGTATCAAAAAATTAAAGCCATGCCGATCTATAGCACGATTACTAGACCTTATTTCTGGGTGATTCAAGTGATTCTATTAGTCGCTATTTATTTCTTTCCACCCATCGAATTAATTTTCGTAATGGTCGAAATTTATACGATTGGGAATCGTACCGACAAAGAAAGTGATCAATTATTCAATGATTAA
- a CDS encoding Dyp-type peroxidase, with product MAITPTDAQDVFKDAGENIIFVTQKLNRQDAETDKAAVTELAARIPAIINSMNIRYPDAHLRVAFGIGSDAWDYLFPNAPKPKELEPFKAIPSPKHDAVATGGDLFFHIRAKEMAVCYEVLDQMMQFISDNATTIDETHGFRYFEGRAIIGFIDGTENPAIDETAEYALVGDEDPEFINGSYAFAQKYIHAMDSWNHTSTEEQEKTIGRKKFSDLELADAEKPTNAHNVVSQDNEGGVEHKIVRMNVPYANPGEKMTGTYFIGYSRTWSVTKRMLTNMFVGKPAGNYDHLLDFSEPTTGALFFIPSKTTLAKIAEEEL from the coding sequence ATGGCAATTACACCCACAGATGCACAAGACGTTTTTAAAGATGCTGGCGAGAACATCATTTTCGTCACCCAGAAATTGAATCGGCAAGATGCCGAGACGGACAAAGCGGCTGTTACCGAATTAGCAGCGCGCATTCCAGCGATCATCAATAGCATGAATATCCGTTACCCAGATGCCCACTTACGCGTGGCTTTCGGGATTGGCTCGGATGCTTGGGATTACTTATTCCCTAACGCACCAAAACCAAAGGAATTGGAACCCTTCAAGGCAATTCCAAGCCCTAAACATGATGCCGTCGCAACCGGAGGCGATCTTTTCTTCCATATTCGGGCCAAAGAAATGGCGGTTTGTTATGAAGTATTAGATCAAATGATGCAATTCATTTCTGATAACGCAACAACGATTGATGAAACACACGGATTCCGTTACTTCGAAGGCCGCGCGATCATCGGCTTCATTGACGGTACGGAAAATCCCGCTATCGATGAAACTGCTGAATACGCATTAGTCGGCGATGAAGATCCAGAATTCATCAACGGTTCATACGCTTTTGCACAGAAATATATCCATGCCATGGACAGCTGGAACCATACTTCAACTGAAGAACAAGAAAAAACAATTGGCCGCAAAAAGTTTTCTGACTTAGAACTTGCTGACGCCGAAAAGCCAACCAACGCGCACAACGTTGTCTCACAAGATAACGAAGGCGGTGTGGAACATAAGATTGTTCGCATGAACGTTCCATACGCAAACCCTGGCGAAAAAATGACCGGTACTTACTTTATCGGCTATTCTCGAACATGGTCAGTGACAAAACGCATGTTAACCAACATGTTCGTCGGCAAACCAGCCGGCAATTATGACCACCTACTCGACTTCAGTGAACCAACAACTGGTGCCCTATTCTTCATCCCATCAAAAACAACACTAGCAAAAATAGCAGAAGAAGAACTATAG